A region of Bombilactobacillus folatiphilus DNA encodes the following proteins:
- the rnz gene encoding ribonuclease Z produces the protein MELEFLGTGAGVPSKGRNLSSLALKLLNERNEIWLFDVGEGTQQQILSTNIRPRKITKIFITHLHGDHLFGLPGLLSSRSFQGGDTPLDLYGPPGIKQYVQTSIALSDSHLGYQIRYHELKDGGIVFEDKTFKISCQQVDHRILCYGYRIEEKPHPGELLMDLLADYHLPNGPILGQLKRGEQVKLADGRVLNGFDFLGPSQSGRIVTIIGDTRYTDASVQLARNADVLVHESTLAGSEKKMAHRHYHSTSAQAAQIAKKAHVQKLLLNHISARYVGHKFYELLNDARKIFPNTYVVKDFDQFEIKLNQQGDDSQ, from the coding sequence ATGGAGTTAGAATTTTTAGGAACTGGAGCAGGTGTACCGTCTAAGGGGCGTAATCTATCAAGTTTAGCTTTAAAATTATTGAATGAGCGTAATGAAATTTGGTTATTCGACGTAGGCGAGGGCACTCAGCAGCAGATTTTGTCAACCAATATCCGTCCACGTAAGATTACGAAGATTTTTATTACGCATTTGCACGGGGATCATCTTTTTGGGTTGCCAGGATTGTTGTCTTCGCGCTCCTTTCAAGGCGGTGATACGCCCTTAGATTTGTACGGACCGCCGGGAATTAAGCAATATGTTCAAACAAGTATTGCACTATCGGATAGTCATTTAGGGTATCAAATTCGTTATCATGAGTTAAAAGATGGCGGAATTGTTTTTGAAGATAAGACTTTTAAAATCAGTTGTCAACAAGTAGATCACCGGATATTGTGTTATGGTTATCGTATTGAGGAAAAACCTCATCCGGGGGAATTATTGATGGATCTTTTAGCGGATTATCATTTGCCTAATGGGCCTATTTTGGGTCAATTAAAACGTGGTGAGCAGGTCAAATTGGCTGATGGTAGGGTCTTAAATGGCTTTGATTTTTTAGGCCCCAGCCAATCGGGACGAATTGTGACGATTATTGGTGATACGCGTTATACAGATGCTAGTGTACAACTGGCTCGAAATGCCGATGTTTTAGTGCACGAGAGTACTTTGGCTGGTAGTGAAAAAAAGATGGCACATCGACACTATCATTCGACAAGTGCGCAAGCAGCGCAAATTGCGAAGAAAGCACATGTTCAAAAATTATTGTTGAATCATATTTCGGCGCGATATGTGGGGCATAAATTTTATGAGTTATTAAACGATGCACGTAAGATTTTTCCTAATACTTACGTTGTTAAAGATTTTGATCAATTTGAAATCAAGTTAAATCAACAAGGAGATGACTCTCAATGA
- the obgE gene encoding GTPase ObgE, with product MFVDNVKITVKAGAGGDGSVAFRHEKYVAKGGPYGGDGGNGGSVILKVDSGLRTLMDFRYQHNFKAHAGGNGMTKAMHGANAQNTYISVPPGTIVTDLATKEVLGDLVDNDQELIVAQGGHGGRGNIHFATSRNTAPEIAENGTPGEQREIQLELQLLADVGLVGFPSVGKSTLLSVATKARPKIAAYQFTTLKPNLGMVRLADGQDFVLADLPGLIAGAAQGVGLGFQFLRHVERTRVLLHLIDMDPNNGRAAVADYRQINEELRQYDPRLLERPQLIVATKMDLPGAKEALKNFKQSLSLSDQDVVEISSVTHAGVDDLLRKTAQLLLDAPMPKSQAEEVEIPVQKVYKYQENNQSQIEIKQLDEHTFEVVNSAVGSLLQRSNLNYQDGVMRFARKIKRMGVDQALAEAGAQVGDTVVIDDFEFEFM from the coding sequence ATGTTTGTAGATAATGTAAAAATAACTGTTAAAGCTGGGGCTGGTGGCGATGGATCTGTTGCTTTTCGCCATGAAAAATATGTTGCCAAGGGTGGTCCTTATGGTGGTGACGGCGGTAATGGTGGTAGTGTCATTCTCAAAGTTGATTCGGGATTACGAACTTTAATGGATTTTCGTTATCAGCATAATTTTAAGGCTCATGCTGGTGGTAATGGGATGACTAAAGCCATGCATGGCGCCAATGCGCAAAACACCTATATCAGTGTGCCTCCAGGGACGATTGTGACAGATTTGGCAACTAAGGAAGTATTAGGAGATTTGGTGGATAATGACCAAGAATTGATTGTGGCTCAAGGTGGTCATGGTGGTCGTGGTAATATTCATTTTGCTACCTCCCGTAATACGGCTCCAGAAATTGCGGAAAATGGTACTCCAGGCGAACAGCGAGAAATTCAATTAGAACTGCAATTGTTAGCTGATGTTGGTTTGGTTGGCTTCCCATCAGTGGGTAAGTCAACATTGTTATCAGTGGCGACAAAAGCTCGTCCTAAGATCGCTGCTTATCAATTTACAACTTTAAAGCCTAATTTAGGCATGGTACGTTTAGCTGACGGTCAAGATTTTGTGTTGGCAGATTTGCCTGGTTTAATCGCCGGTGCTGCTCAAGGTGTTGGCTTAGGTTTTCAATTTTTACGGCATGTTGAGCGGACCAGAGTTTTATTGCATCTAATTGATATGGATCCTAATAACGGACGCGCTGCGGTAGCTGATTATCGTCAAATTAATGAGGAATTACGTCAATATGATCCACGATTACTTGAACGACCACAATTAATTGTCGCCACCAAAATGGATTTGCCAGGTGCTAAAGAAGCCTTGAAAAATTTCAAGCAATCCTTAAGTTTATCTGATCAAGATGTTGTGGAAATTTCGAGTGTGACCCATGCGGGCGTAGACGATCTGTTACGAAAAACGGCACAGCTTTTGCTTGATGCACCAATGCCGAAAAGTCAGGCTGAAGAGGTGGAGATTCCGGTACAAAAAGTTTATAAATACCAAGAGAACAATCAATCACAAATTGAAATTAAGCAATTGGATGAGCATACGTTTGAAGTAGTTAATTCTGCAGTCGGTTCATTGCTGCAACGTAGTAATTTGAATTATCAAGATGGTGTCATGCGTTTTGCACGTAAGATCAAGCGCATGGGAGTTGATCAAGCCTTAGCAGAGGCTGGAGCGCAAGTTGGCGATACGGTCGTTATTGACGACTTTGAGTTTGAATTTATGTAA
- a CDS encoding SPJ_0845 family protein produces the protein MGLTVKRENNFESLFDKFASLPDETQKDLQAVKETKDKLQREKDKN, from the coding sequence ATGGGATTGACTGTCAAACGCGAAAATAATTTCGAAAGTTTATTCGATAAATTTGCTTCTCTGCCTGATGAGACCCAGAAAGATCTTCAAGCAGTTAAAGAGACTAAAGATAAATTACAACGAGAAAAAGATAAAAATTAA
- a CDS encoding acyltransferase family protein — protein sequence MEQVKQKSRYITGFDGLRTLGVIGVILYHLNPAIFAGGYLGVPIFLVLSGYLITDQILRSLRIDGHFSLKQYYGKRIRRLYPGLLLMLFSASAYITLFQQNLLKNLRSIFVTNVLNVYNFWQILHGQSYFDRFANNESPFTHLWTLSLQGQFYFLWPLLLILLLRWFSTKKFFTITFLVTCFSAVLMALLYNPHLDPSRVYYGTDTRMFSLLLGCLLAMMWPSNNLRTTVRRFDRNLLNIVGTVAFVGMLFLIFKMKATDAFTYRGGIFLFSVLTTLLVAVIAHPAAMWNRLLTNPLFAKIGKISYGLYLYQFPVMIFFESKFKNVADHPLLYPIVEIVLIFGVSWMSYYFVESPLGKGDWRQLLKQWARPSHLLIEIVLLVIVFLGSVGLIRDNGQAVNADHSPLAQKIAQNKSQNVSHNQQALKVIKKNQQVHNHRQVKKWQKLAQKHPVNQRYQKLGISQFDLQRAQDLPALAVGDSVMVDGSDGLRAIFPKMVINADVSRGIEAAITTLSNYKDQNALPQTIIMGIGTNGAISEKQVVQVLNLAGAKRQVFWINVHVPTRSWEKSVNDLLQSESQKYHNLHVIDWYEYSQAHPKWFYDDQVHTNDQGSKYYSTLIAKSILKQTKY from the coding sequence TTGGAACAAGTTAAACAAAAAAGCCGTTATATTACTGGTTTTGACGGTTTGCGGACACTAGGTGTTATTGGTGTTATTTTGTACCATTTAAACCCAGCTATTTTTGCGGGTGGTTATTTAGGGGTTCCTATTTTTTTAGTGTTATCGGGCTATTTGATAACTGATCAGATTTTAAGATCATTGCGAATTGACGGTCATTTTTCGTTAAAACAGTATTACGGCAAGAGAATTCGCCGACTGTATCCGGGTCTTTTGTTGATGCTATTTAGTGCGAGTGCTTATATTACTTTGTTTCAACAAAATCTATTAAAAAATTTACGGTCTATTTTTGTAACTAATGTATTAAATGTTTATAATTTTTGGCAAATTTTGCATGGACAATCTTATTTTGATCGTTTTGCCAATAATGAATCGCCGTTTACTCATTTGTGGACTTTGTCATTGCAGGGCCAGTTTTATTTTTTGTGGCCATTGCTGCTAATTTTGTTGTTGAGATGGTTTTCGACCAAAAAATTCTTTACCATTACATTTTTAGTGACTTGTTTTTCGGCAGTTTTAATGGCGTTATTGTATAATCCGCACCTGGATCCTAGTCGCGTTTACTATGGTACAGACACACGGATGTTTTCATTGCTATTAGGTTGTTTGTTAGCAATGATGTGGCCGAGTAATAATTTACGGACGACAGTAAGACGTTTTGATCGAAATTTGTTGAATATTGTTGGCACTGTTGCATTTGTTGGAATGCTGTTTCTAATTTTTAAAATGAAGGCTACAGATGCATTCACTTATCGGGGCGGAATTTTTCTTTTTTCAGTTTTGACCACGTTATTAGTGGCTGTCATTGCACACCCAGCGGCAATGTGGAATCGTCTTTTAACTAACCCACTTTTTGCAAAGATTGGTAAAATTAGTTATGGTCTTTATTTATATCAATTTCCTGTGATGATTTTTTTTGAATCAAAATTCAAAAATGTTGCGGATCATCCATTGTTATATCCGATAGTTGAAATTGTGTTAATTTTTGGAGTTAGTTGGATGTCCTACTACTTTGTTGAAAGTCCGCTAGGCAAGGGTGATTGGCGCCAATTATTGAAACAATGGGCAAGACCGAGTCATTTATTAATTGAAATTGTGTTGTTGGTGATTGTATTTTTAGGAAGTGTGGGCTTGATCCGGGATAATGGTCAGGCTGTCAATGCTGACCATAGTCCGCTAGCGCAAAAAATTGCCCAAAATAAGAGTCAAAATGTTAGTCATAATCAGCAAGCTTTAAAAGTAATTAAAAAGAATCAACAGGTTCATAACCATCGTCAAGTTAAGAAATGGCAGAAATTAGCGCAAAAACATCCAGTTAATCAGCGTTATCAAAAGTTAGGAATATCACAATTTGATTTACAACGTGCACAGGATCTACCTGCTTTAGCGGTTGGCGATTCGGTGATGGTAGATGGCTCTGATGGATTACGAGCTATTTTTCCAAAAATGGTGATTAATGCTGATGTCAGTCGGGGAATTGAAGCAGCAATTACTACTTTAAGCAATTATAAAGATCAGAATGCTTTGCCTCAGACAATCATTATGGGTATTGGAACAAATGGAGCAATTAGTGAAAAACAGGTTGTCCAAGTTTTGAATTTGGCAGGAGCAAAAAGGCAGGTTTTTTGGATTAATGTTCACGTGCCAACGCGTTCATGGGAAAAATCAGTGAATGACCTGCTACAATCTGAGTCTCAAAAGTATCATAATTTGCATGTGATCGATTGGTATGAGTATAGTCAAGCTCATCCAAAGTGGTTTTATGATGATCAAGTGCATACTAATGATCAAGGTTCCAAGTATTACAGTACTTTGATTGCTAAAAGCATTTTAAAACAGACAAAATATTAA
- the pfkB gene encoding 1-phosphofructokinase — protein sequence MIYTLTANPSIDYVLQLQAVTLGEVNRVQTDVKLPGGKGINVSRILKELNSDSVALGFVGGLTGEMFNQLLSQNQVQTAFTKVNGDTRINVKIKTDHEETEINGQGPTISDLEKADLMQKIAQIGPKDVVVMAGSTPPGLDQQFYLDIAQQVTEHGAEFIIDTTGQALLDTLPFHPLVIKPNHHELADLFATQFQSLDEIISAARRLLNKGAQHALVSMAGDGALLVTNDAAYKCNAPKDVVKNSVGAGDSMIAGFVGTYMKTNDPLASFHVGAACGSATAFSEDLATIDKIKTVYQQITVTQIQ from the coding sequence ATGATATATACCCTTACTGCGAATCCTTCAATTGATTACGTTTTGCAGTTACAGGCGGTCACTTTAGGCGAAGTCAATCGTGTCCAAACAGATGTTAAACTTCCTGGTGGAAAAGGCATCAACGTTTCACGTATTTTAAAAGAATTGAATTCAGATTCTGTCGCTTTAGGCTTTGTTGGCGGTTTAACTGGTGAAATGTTTAACCAATTATTGTCACAGAATCAAGTTCAAACTGCTTTTACGAAAGTGAACGGTGATACTCGTATTAACGTCAAAATCAAGACCGATCACGAGGAAACAGAAATTAACGGTCAAGGTCCAACCATCAGCGATTTGGAAAAAGCCGATTTGATGCAAAAAATTGCCCAAATTGGTCCTAAAGATGTGGTTGTGATGGCTGGTAGTACGCCACCTGGATTAGATCAACAATTCTATCTAGATATTGCTCAGCAGGTTACCGAACACGGTGCAGAATTCATAATTGACACAACTGGGCAAGCATTACTAGACACTTTGCCGTTCCACCCGTTAGTTATTAAACCGAATCACCATGAGTTAGCTGACTTGTTTGCTACACAATTTCAAAGTCTTGACGAAATTATTAGCGCTGCTCGTCGCTTACTCAATAAGGGGGCTCAACATGCGTTAGTTTCGATGGCTGGCGATGGCGCATTATTAGTGACTAACGATGCGGCTTATAAGTGTAATGCCCCCAAGGATGTTGTTAAGAATTCTGTGGGTGCTGGAGATTCAATGATTGCAGGTTTTGTTGGAACTTACATGAAAACCAACGATCCTTTGGCAAGTTTCCACGTCGGTGCCGCTTGTGGTTCGGCAACTGCTTTTAGTGAAGATTTAGCAACGATAGACAAAATTAAAACAGTCTATCAGCAGATCACAGTTACTCAAATTCAGTAG
- the uvrC gene encoding excinuclease ABC subunit UvrC encodes MATEYLEHKLALLPDRPGCYLMKDINAKIIYVGKAKNLKNRVRSYFKSSHEGKTAKLVSEIRDFETIVTSTNKEAFLLEITLIQKHQPYFNIKLKKGTGYPYIKLTNERDPKMIITGQIKKDGGFYFGPYPNVYAAEETLNFLQKVYPLRRCNGYQGRPCLYYHMGQCLGACFKEIPEEKYAQQIKHIKSFLNGNVKTVKKQLTQKMDAAAQDLKFERAAELRDQIHYIEQTVEKQKIISNDRTPRDLFNFYVDKGWISIQVFFIRQARLMKREKRIFPCIGTPEEELATFILQFYNRKNNVLPREILVPEDVDQESLSSILHVPFRTPQRGVKHDLLKMAHDNAQLSLEEKFRLMELDNRQTVGAQKQIFDALCLPYGHVIESFDHSHIQGADAVSAMISFVDGQPAKANYRKYKIKDILEQHNGADESANTREVIYRRYSRLLKEHKPLPDLILMDGGLIELRVILDVLHNELGIHIPVAGMVKDDHHSTSHLITGEQGQIVPLDRKSQGFYLLQRIQDEVHRFAITFHRQTHSKNALSSQLESVKGVGPKTRIKLLKHYGSVKKIKDAPIDDLMKLGISQTTAQAIKLSLSVTPVRKIGK; translated from the coding sequence ATGGCCACAGAATATTTAGAACATAAACTAGCGTTACTTCCCGATCGTCCAGGATGTTATTTGATGAAGGATATTAATGCTAAAATTATTTACGTTGGTAAAGCCAAAAATCTCAAAAATCGTGTTCGGTCTTATTTTAAAAGTTCCCATGAAGGTAAAACCGCGAAATTAGTCAGTGAGATCCGTGATTTTGAGACTATTGTGACTTCCACAAATAAAGAAGCGTTTTTGTTGGAAATTACCTTAATTCAAAAACATCAACCTTATTTTAATATTAAACTGAAAAAGGGTACCGGTTATCCTTATATTAAACTGACTAATGAACGTGATCCGAAGATGATCATCACAGGCCAAATCAAAAAAGATGGTGGATTCTATTTTGGTCCATATCCTAACGTGTACGCAGCTGAAGAAACGTTAAATTTTTTGCAAAAAGTTTATCCGTTGAGACGTTGTAACGGATATCAAGGTCGACCGTGTTTATATTATCATATGGGTCAATGTTTGGGTGCTTGTTTTAAAGAGATACCTGAGGAAAAATACGCGCAACAAATTAAGCATATTAAAAGTTTTTTGAATGGCAATGTAAAAACAGTTAAGAAGCAATTGACTCAAAAGATGGATGCTGCTGCACAAGATTTAAAGTTTGAAAGAGCAGCAGAACTACGCGATCAAATTCATTATATTGAGCAGACAGTTGAGAAACAAAAAATTATTTCTAATGATCGTACTCCTCGCGATTTATTTAATTTTTACGTGGATAAAGGCTGGATTTCCATTCAAGTCTTTTTTATTCGTCAGGCCCGCTTGATGAAACGAGAAAAACGAATTTTTCCTTGTATTGGTACACCAGAAGAAGAATTAGCAACTTTTATTTTGCAATTTTATAATCGTAAAAATAATGTATTACCACGGGAAATTTTAGTTCCTGAAGATGTTGATCAAGAATCTTTAAGTTCAATTTTACACGTTCCATTTCGAACACCGCAAAGAGGCGTGAAGCACGATTTATTAAAAATGGCGCATGATAACGCGCAACTTTCGTTAGAAGAAAAATTTCGGTTAATGGAGTTAGACAATCGACAGACAGTCGGTGCACAAAAGCAGATTTTTGATGCATTGTGTTTGCCATATGGACATGTGATTGAATCCTTTGATCATTCACATATTCAGGGGGCTGATGCGGTATCAGCGATGATTAGTTTTGTCGATGGTCAACCAGCTAAAGCAAATTATCGTAAATATAAAATTAAAGATATTTTGGAGCAACATAATGGTGCAGATGAATCAGCTAATACACGAGAAGTTATTTATCGTCGCTATTCGCGTTTGTTAAAAGAACACAAGCCGCTACCAGATTTGATTTTGATGGATGGTGGCTTGATTGAATTGCGAGTGATTTTGGATGTATTGCATAATGAATTAGGGATCCATATTCCTGTGGCGGGGATGGTTAAAGATGATCATCACAGTACATCGCATTTAATTACTGGTGAGCAGGGACAAATAGTGCCGTTAGATCGTAAAAGTCAAGGGTTTTATTTATTACAAAGAATCCAAGATGAAGTTCACCGATTTGCGATTACTTTTCATCGTCAAACACACAGTAAAAATGCTTTATCTTCACAATTGGAAAGTGTTAAGGGGGTAGGTCCCAAAACGCGAATTAAACTATTAAAGCATTATGGTTCTGTCAAAAAAATTAAAGACGCTCCCATTGATGATTTGATGAAATTAGGGATTTCACAAACGACTGCACAGGCAATTAAACTGTCATTGTCAGTGACACCAGTTCGCAAAATTGGTAAGTAG
- a CDS encoding PTS fructose transporter subunit IIABC: protein MDLNELLRKDVMIMDLKATTKEAAIDEMIDNYVKTGVIDDAELFKQDILKREAETSTGIGDGIAMPHARDKAVKKATVMFAKSQQGVDYDALDGQPVYLFFMIAAPDGADTLHLQALAALSSLLINPDLVSNLKKATTPQEVQDLFNQAEQAKEEKEKQQQAAPEQTNDQGFIVAVSACPNGIAHTYMAEAGLIEAGEKLGIKVRVETNGSEGVKNKLTAAEISKADGVIITADKKVDMGRFDGKKLLNRPVIDGINKPEELINKIEAGNAPTYHANPDDNTAGEDAVEGKSTWSRIYADLMNGISHMLPFVVGGGILMAISFLIENVAGPKSTSFLFFNGIGNYAFNFLIPVLAAYIAVSMADLPALMPGFVAGFMASQASASVVSSNSPAGFIGGLLGGFIAGWVVVGLKKFFKFIPKSLEGMKPMLLYPVFSLLIVGAIMYFAIDPVFAIVNKAISTFLTNMGTGNAVILGALLAGMMSLDMGGPFNKAAYAFAIASFTTTKSGALMAAVMAGGMIPPLAIALAATIWKNKFTEQEHQAAMSNYILGAAFITEGAIPFAAGDPLHVIIPSVIGAAIGGGLTQFWKVNVPAPHGGIFVSPLSNHPWLFILAVIIGAVIAGIIYGLWKQAPEKEVVK from the coding sequence ATGGATCTCAACGAATTATTGCGTAAAGACGTCATGATTATGGATTTGAAAGCAACTACGAAAGAAGCTGCCATTGATGAAATGATTGACAATTATGTTAAAACGGGCGTTATTGATGACGCTGAATTGTTTAAACAAGATATCTTAAAGCGTGAAGCTGAAACCAGTACAGGTATTGGCGATGGTATTGCGATGCCCCATGCCCGTGATAAAGCTGTCAAAAAAGCAACTGTAATGTTTGCTAAAAGTCAACAAGGTGTAGACTATGATGCTTTAGACGGACAACCAGTTTATTTATTCTTCATGATTGCCGCCCCTGATGGTGCTGATACCTTGCACTTACAAGCGCTGGCGGCTCTTTCTTCATTATTAATTAATCCTGATCTAGTGTCTAATTTAAAGAAAGCAACTACACCCCAAGAAGTTCAAGACTTGTTTAATCAAGCCGAACAAGCTAAAGAAGAAAAAGAAAAACAACAACAAGCTGCACCCGAACAGACAAACGATCAAGGTTTCATTGTAGCTGTTTCTGCTTGTCCTAATGGTATTGCTCACACTTACATGGCTGAAGCAGGATTAATAGAAGCTGGCGAAAAATTAGGCATCAAGGTTCGTGTCGAAACAAATGGTTCCGAAGGTGTCAAAAATAAATTGACTGCCGCCGAAATTAGTAAAGCTGACGGAGTCATTATTACTGCTGATAAAAAAGTAGATATGGGACGTTTTGATGGTAAAAAATTATTAAATCGGCCAGTAATTGATGGTATTAATAAACCTGAAGAGTTAATTAATAAAATTGAGGCTGGTAATGCACCTACTTATCATGCTAATCCCGATGATAATACTGCTGGTGAAGACGCAGTTGAAGGTAAATCTACTTGGTCACGTATTTATGCCGATTTAATGAATGGTATCTCACACATGTTACCATTTGTTGTTGGTGGCGGAATTTTAATGGCTATCTCTTTCTTAATCGAAAATGTAGCTGGTCCTAAGTCTACTTCATTTCTTTTCTTTAACGGTATTGGGAACTATGCCTTTAACTTTTTAATTCCAGTTTTAGCTGCTTATATCGCCGTTTCAATGGCTGATTTACCCGCATTAATGCCTGGTTTTGTAGCTGGTTTTATGGCCTCACAAGCAAGTGCTAGCGTTGTATCCTCAAATAGTCCTGCTGGCTTTATCGGCGGACTCTTAGGTGGTTTCATTGCTGGTTGGGTAGTTGTTGGTCTGAAAAAGTTTTTCAAGTTCATTCCCAAGTCTCTTGAAGGAATGAAGCCAATGTTGTTATATCCTGTCTTCAGTTTATTAATTGTCGGCGCTATTATGTACTTTGCTATTGATCCTGTCTTCGCAATTGTTAACAAGGCAATTTCAACTTTCTTAACTAATATGGGAACAGGCAATGCTGTGATTTTGGGTGCTTTATTAGCCGGTATGATGTCCCTCGACATGGGTGGTCCTTTCAACAAAGCAGCTTATGCTTTTGCGATTGCCAGTTTTACCACTACCAAAAGTGGTGCTTTGATGGCCGCTGTTATGGCCGGTGGAATGATTCCTCCATTAGCGATTGCCTTAGCTGCTACAATTTGGAAAAATAAGTTTACCGAACAAGAACATCAAGCAGCGATGAGTAACTATATTTTAGGTGCTGCCTTTATTACTGAAGGTGCAATTCCTTTCGCGGCTGGCGATCCATTACACGTAATTATTCCAAGTGTGATTGGTGCTGCAATTGGTGGTGGATTAACCCAATTTTGGAAAGTTAACGTTCCAGCACCACACGGCGGAATTTTTGTTTCACCATTATCAAATCATCCTTGGTTATTCATTTTAGCTGTTATTATCGGTGCCGTTATAGCCGGAATTATTTATGGTTTATGGAAACAAGCTCCTGAAAAAGAAGTTGTTAAATAA
- a CDS encoding DeoR/GlpR family DNA-binding transcription regulator, translated as MITERRRQVILDQLNQKKIVTIHDLTTLTGASESTVRRDLCDLEKQKLLLRIHGGAKLVTSSLLEESKVGIRAQLHQSVKKLIAQRAVNLINDHEVIFLDSGTTTRAMIPFLANHQDLLVLTNSVDNAALLADYQINTIMLGGQLRNSTKAAVGQTVLTYLRDCHLDQAFLGTNGFDESHGFTTPDPEESLVKRIAIEQSEQAYILTDHSKYQQTRFSKFASIQNAAIISDELPADIKARLMKHTILMEVTK; from the coding sequence GTGATTACAGAACGACGAAGGCAAGTCATTTTGGACCAATTGAATCAAAAAAAAATTGTTACCATTCATGATTTAACCACTTTAACTGGTGCATCAGAGTCAACAGTCCGCCGTGATCTATGTGATTTAGAAAAGCAAAAATTATTGCTGCGAATTCATGGCGGTGCTAAATTGGTAACCTCTTCTCTACTGGAAGAATCTAAAGTTGGAATTCGAGCACAATTACATCAGTCAGTTAAAAAATTAATTGCGCAAAGAGCCGTCAATTTGATTAACGATCATGAAGTGATTTTTTTAGATTCAGGGACCACCACCCGAGCAATGATTCCGTTTTTAGCTAATCATCAAGACTTACTTGTCTTGACAAATAGTGTTGATAATGCTGCTTTATTGGCTGATTATCAAATAAACACGATTATGTTAGGTGGTCAATTGCGCAATTCTACTAAAGCAGCGGTTGGACAGACTGTTTTGACTTACTTAAGGGATTGCCATTTAGATCAAGCATTTTTGGGAACCAATGGTTTTGATGAATCTCATGGATTCACAACACCAGATCCTGAAGAATCATTGGTCAAGCGCATTGCCATTGAACAATCTGAACAAGCTTACATTCTTACTGATCACTCTAAGTATCAGCAAACACGTTTTAGTAAATTTGCAAGCATTCAAAACGCTGCCATTATTTCTGACGAATTGCCTGCTGATATAAAAGCACGATTAATGAAACATACTATCTTAATGGAGGTCACTAAATGA
- a CDS encoding copper homeostasis protein CutC, with protein MILEACVGEFNQVPKAIARGANRLELNADLAQGGITPSLGVIQATVQYAHHHHTPVIVMLRPRGRNFIYNTTEIEIMRNDAKLIAQSGADGVAVGILTSGKQINYDALLYVLKDLPLERVFHMAFDEIKNQEQAINWLIKHKFQRILTHGGPLDQPLNIKHLQELTCIAQQQITILPGGGITKNNVNDIAQLLGLKEAHGTKIV; from the coding sequence ATGATTTTAGAAGCTTGTGTAGGTGAATTCAATCAGGTTCCAAAAGCAATCGCTCGTGGTGCTAACCGCCTAGAATTAAACGCTGATTTAGCGCAAGGAGGTATTACCCCGAGTTTAGGTGTCATTCAAGCCACTGTTCAGTATGCACACCATCATCATACCCCCGTCATTGTCATGTTGCGCCCTCGCGGACGGAATTTCATTTATAATACTACTGAAATCGAAATCATGCGTAATGATGCAAAGTTGATCGCACAAAGTGGCGCCGATGGTGTAGCTGTCGGAATATTGACTTCTGGTAAGCAAATTAATTATGATGCTCTACTTTATGTTTTAAAAGATTTACCACTCGAACGCGTCTTTCACATGGCTTTCGACGAAATTAAAAATCAAGAACAGGCAATAAATTGGTTGATCAAACACAAATTTCAGCGAATTTTAACTCATGGAGGTCCATTGGATCAACCACTTAATATTAAACATCTGCAGGAGTTAACTTGTATCGCTCAACAACAAATTACCATTCTACCGGGAGGTGGCATTACCAAAAATAATGTTAATGACATTGCTCAATTGCTAGGACTTAAGGAAGCTCACGGAACGAAAATTGTTTAA